A portion of the Camelus ferus isolate YT-003-E chromosome 16, BCGSAC_Cfer_1.0, whole genome shotgun sequence genome contains these proteins:
- the SRR gene encoding serine racemase, giving the protein MKSTCGKQQRTMCTQYCISFADVEKAHINIRDFIHLTPVLTSSILNQVTGRNLFFKCELFQKTGSFKIRGALNAVRCLASATSEEKPKAVVTHSSGNHGQALSYAAKLEGIPAYIVVPETAPNCKKLAIQAYGASIVYSEPSDESRENVTKRIMEETEGIMVHPNQEPAVIAGQGTIAMEVLNQVPLVDAVVVPVGGGGMVAGIAITVKALRPNVKVYAAEPLNADDCYQSKLKRELTPNPYPPETIADGVKSSIGSNTWPIIKDLVDDVFTVTEDEIKYATQLVWERMKLLIEPTAGVGVAAVLSQRFQTVSPEVKNICIVLSGGNVDLTSLTWVKQADRPVPYQFVSV; this is encoded by the exons AACCATGTGTACCCAGTACTGCATCTCCTTTGCTGATGTTGAAAAAGCTCATATCAACATTCGAGATTTTATCCACCTCACACCAGTGCTAACAAGCTCCATTTTGAATCAAGTAACAGGGCGCaatcttttcttcaaatgtgaactcttccagaaaactggATCTTTTAAG ATTCGTGGTGCCCTTAATGCAGTCAGATGCTTGGCTTCTGCCACTTCAGAAGAGAAGCCTAAAGCTGTTGTTACTCACAGCAGTGGAAACCATGGCCAGGCTCTCTCCTATGCTGCAAAATTGGAAG GGATTCCTGCTTATATTGTAGTGCCTGAAACAGCTCCCAACTGTAAAAAATTGGCAATACAAGCCTATGGAGCCTCTATAGTGTACAGTGAGCCGAGTGATGAG TccagagaaaatgttacaaaaagaattatggaagaaacagaaggaatcATGGTACATCCTAACCAGGAGCCTGCAGTGATAGCTGGGCAAGGGACAATTGCCATGGAAGTGCTGAACCAG GTTCCCTTGGTAGATGCAGTGGTGGTACCTGTCGGAGGAGGAGGAATGGTTGCTGGAATAGCAATTACAGTGAAG GCTCTAAGACCTAATGTGAAGGTATATGCTGCTGAACCCTTGAATGCAGATGACTGCTACCAGTCCAAACTGAAAAGGGAGTTGACCCCCAATCCCTATCCTCCAGAAACCATAGCAGATGGTGTCAAATCGAGCATTGGCTCAAACACCTGGCCTATTATAAAGGACCTCGTGGATGACGTCTTCACCGTTACGGAGGATGAAATTAAG TATGCAACCCAGCTGGTGTGGGAGAGGATGAAATTGCTTATTGAACCTACAGCTGGTGTTGGAGTGGCTGCTGTGCTGTCTCAGCGTTTTCAAACAGTTTCCCCAGAAGTAAAGAATATTTGTATTGTGCTCAGTGGTGGAAACGTAGATTTAACCTCCCTAACTTGGGTGAAGCAGGCTGACAGGCCAGTTCCTTATCaatttgtttctgtttaa
- the TSR1 gene encoding pre-rRNA-processing protein TSR1 homolog isoform X2 — protein sequence MAKVADTILFLLDPLEGWDSTGDYCLSCLFAQGLPTYTLAVQGVSGLPPKKQIDARKKLSKAVEKRFPDDKLLLLDTQQEAAMLLRQLANQKQRHLAFRDRRAYLFAHTADFLPSEENNLVGTLKISGYVRGQALNVNSLLHIIGHGDFQMKQIDAPVDPFPLNPRVIKSQKDPGMAMEICATDAVADMEEDLKVLMKADPDRQESLQTEVIPDPMEGEQTWPTEEELSEAHDLLKESSKVVKKVPKGTSSYQAEWILDEDGESGGEGNEYDDVEHEDFMEEESQDEGSEKEEEEECETMTTGESVCDDLYDEKVDEEAEEKMLEKYKQERLEEMFPDEVDTPRDVAARIRFQKYRGLKSFRTSPWDPKENLPQDYARIFQFQNFINTRRRIFKEIEEKEVEGAEVGWYVSLHVSEVPVSVVEHFKRGAPLIAFCLLPHEQKMSVLNMVVSRHPGNTEPVKAKEELIFHCGFRRFRASPLLSQHTAADKHKFQRFLTADMALVVTVYAPITFPPASVLLFKQNSNGMHSLIATGHLLSVDPDRMVIKRVVLSGHPFKIFTKMAVVRYMFFNREDVLWFKPVELRTKWGRRGHIKEPLGTHGHMKCSFDGKLKSQDTVLMNLYKRVFPKWTYDPYVPEPVPWVKDEISSTVPEVDME from the exons CAGAAAGAAGCTAAGTAAAGCAGTGGAGAAACGCTTTCCTGATGACAAACTCCTCCTATTAGACACTCAACAAGAGGCAGCGATGCTGCTCAGGCAGTTGGCTAACCAGAAACAAAGGCATCTTGCCTTTCGAGATCGGCGGGCCTACCTGTTTGCTCACACTGCTGACTTTTTGCCTAGTGAAGAGAATAACTTGGTGGGCACCTTGAAAATCTCAGGCTATGTTCGTGGGCAGGCTCTGAATGTAAATAGTTTGCTGCATATCATTGGACATGGTGATTTCCAGATGAAACAGATAGATGCCCCTGTGGACCCTTTCCCTTTAAATCCTAGAGTGATCAAATCCCAAAAGGACCCAGGCATGGCAATGGAG ATTTGTGCTACAGATGCTGTAGCTGATATGGAGGAAGACCTTAAGGTCCTAATGAAGGCAGACCCTGATAGACAAGAATCTTTGCAAACAGAGGTTATCCCAGATCCAATGGAGGGGGAGCAGACCTGGCCCACGGAGGAGGAGCTGAGTGAGGCACATG ACTTATTGAAGGAAAGTTCCAAGGTGGTAAAGAAGGTTCCCAAAGGAACATCTAGTTATCAAGCTGAATGGATTTTGGATGAGGATGGTGAAAGTGGTGGGGAAGGCAATGAATATGATGATGTAGAACATGAGGATTTTATGGAAGAGGAATCTCAG GATGAGGGtagtgaaaaggaagaagaggaggaatgTGAAACTATGACTACAGGAGAGTCTGTGTGTGATGATCTGTATGATGAGAAAGTGGATGAAGAGGCTGAAGAAAAAATGTTggagaaatataaacaagaaagaCTGGAAGAGATGTTTCCAGATGAAGTAGATACCCCCCGTGATGTGGCTGCTAGAATTCG ATTTCAGAAATACAGAGGCCTCAAGAGCTTCCGGACATCTCCATGGGATCCTAAGGAAAACCTTCCTCAAGATTATGCTCGGATCTTTCAGTTCCAGAACTTTATTAATACTAGGAGACGCATCTTTAAAGAgattgaagaaaaagaagttgaaGGAGCTGAG GTTGGCTGGTATGTCTCACTTCACGTGTCTGAAGTCCCTGTCTCAGTTGTTGAGCACTTCAAGCGAGGAGCACCCTTGATTGCATTTTGTTTACTACCTCATGAACAGAAG ATGTCAGTACTGAATATGGTGGTGAGCCGGCACCCCGGCAACACTGAACCTGTGAAAGCCAAAGAGGAGCTGATATTCCACTGTGGATTCAGGCGCTTCCGAGCGTCACCTTTACTCTCTCAGCACACTGCAG CGGATAAACATAAATTTCAGAGATTCCTTACTGCTGACATGGCCCTTGTGGTGACAGTCTATGCCCCAATCACTTTTCCTCCTGCATCTGTGCTGCTTTTCAAACAGAACAGCAATG GAATGCACAGCCTCATTGCCACAGGCCATCTATTGTCAGTGGACCCAGACAGAATGGTTATCAAGAGAGTTGTTCTGAGTGGCCATCCTTTCAAAATTTTTACTAAGATGGCAGTAGTGCGTTACATGTTCTTCAACAGAG AGGATGTGCTGTGGTTTAAACCGGTGGAATTGAGAACAAAGTGGGGCCGCAGGGGACACATAAAGGAGCCTTTAG GTACTCATGGCCACATGAAGTGCAGTTTTGATGGAAAGTTAAAATCTCAGGACACAGTACTGATGAACCTCTATAAACGAGTTTTCCCCAAATGGACTTATGATCCATATGTACCAGAACCGGTACCTTGGGTGAAAGATGAGATTTCTTCAACAGTGCCTGAAGTAGACATGGAATAA